In Leishmania braziliensis MHOM/BR/75/M2904 complete genome, chromosome 31, one genomic interval encodes:
- the PGFS gene encoding prostaglandin f2-alpha synthase/D-arabinose dehydrogenase — MINVGKTAVTLSNGVNMPQFGLGVWQSPAGEATENAVKWALQAGYRHIDTAAIYKNEESVGAGLRASGVPREEVFITTKLWNTEHGYESTLAAFEESRKRLGVQYIDLYLIHWPRGNAILLKEGKKYLDSWRAFEKLYAEKKVRAIGVSNFNIHHLEDVLAMCSVPPMVNQVELHPLNNQAELRAFCNAKGIKVEAWSPLGQGNLVTHPLLIAIGEKYKKTAAQVMLRWDIQHDLITIPKSVHKDRVEENANIFDFELSAEDMANIDALNSNVRYGPNPDEAQF, encoded by the coding sequence ATGATCAACGTTGGTAAGACCGCGGTTACGCTGAGCAACGGCGTCAATATGCCGCAGTTTGGCCTCGGTGTGTGGCAGTCCCCGGCCGGCGAGGCGACCGAGAACGCCGTCAAGTGGGCGCTGCAGGCCGGTTACCGCCACATCGACACAGCCGCCATCTACAAGAACGAGGAGAGCGTCGGAGCTGGTCTGCGTGCCTCCGGTGTGCCACGCGAGGAGGTCTTCATCACGACGAAGCTCTGGAATACAGAACACGGCTATGAGAGCACACTGGCAGCCTTCGAGGAGAGTCGCAAGAGGCTCGGCGTTCAGTACATTGACCTCTATCTCATCCATTGGCCGCGCGGCAACGCAATCCTGTTAAAGGAGGGCAAGAAGTACCTGGACTCGTGGCGTGCATTCGAGAAGCTCTACGCGGAGAAGAAGGTCCGGGCCATCGGTGTGTCGAACTTCAACATTCACCATCTGGAGGACGTGCTCGCCATGTGCTCTGTACCGCCGATGGTCAACCAGGTGGAGCTTCACCCGCTGAACAACCAAGCTGAGCTGCGGGCCTTCTGCAACGCCAAGGGGATCAAGGTTGAGGCTTGGTCACCGCTAGGCCAGGGCAATCTGGTCActcaccctctcctcatCGCGATTGGTGAAAAATACAAGAAGACAGCGGCGCAAGTAATGCTCCGCTGGGACATCCAGCACGATCTCATCACGATCCCCAAGTCGGTTCATAAGGACCGTGTCGAGGAGAACGCGAACATCTTCGACTTTGAGCTCAGCGCCGAGGACATGGCAAATATCGACGCGCTCAACTCGAACGTGCGCTACGGCCCCAACCCTGATGAGGCGCAGTTCTGA